The window TTTAACAAAAAATGGGCTGATTTTCTATTATCTATAATAAAAATTCCTTTGCCTGATGCTCCATATGCTTCTTTAACAGCAATCTTACATTCACCATTATTTTTCCATAGTTTATGTATGTAATTGTTTAAATCATCAATGTTATCGCAAATATATCCCTCAGTTACTGGAAGTCCCAATTCTTTTGTTATTAACCTTGAATTAACTTTGCTATTTATCCAAGCTGTTATACTTGAAGTTGATCCGAATAATCTACAGCCTGTTTTCTTACTAATCTCTTTTTCATAGTTTGTTATGGCATAAGGCACTAATATTACCTCTCCATTTATAGAGTCTAATTCACTTATTTTTTTTAGTAATTCTTCATCCCTTAATATTAATTCTGATATAGGACGTTGATCATTCTTCCCCTTATTCTTAGGTATCCATATTTCAGGCATACTAATACCAATATTTTTTAGATTTTCTATAATAATTCTATTTGGTTTTTCTCGTTGAATTAGAATATCATTAGGACCAGCTAATAAAAAGCATAATTGTTCAGTCCTATTGACAGTACGTAAATTACCTTTATTTTGTAGTTGAGGTAAGATCGAGCTTTTCTTATCATTCCAAAGAGATTCGATACCAATATTAAGCCACCATATATATATATTATTTTCTTTATTAGAATTACTAATACCTAACTTCTTTTGTGAGCAAACTGCCTCAAACATTTTCAATCCTTCTTTCAATATTTTCAGCAATACATTTAATTTGTCTAAAGTTATCAGCAGTTAGTTCATCATCATTAAATATAAAGTCAAACTCTGACTCAATCTCAATTATAACTTTAAGGATATTCATCGAATCCATTCCTAAACTAAACAAATCATCTTCTACATTAATTTTTTCTATATCAGTTTGAAATTGAATGACACTTCCCAAAATGTTCTTAACCTTTAATTCTATATTTTTCATATTTCCTCCTTTTTTTACACAATAATTTTCTATTACATATTGATTTTCTATCAAGAACTCCTTTTTTCCTCTCTCTCTAATTAAATAACTACTATTTTTCTCGTATGCTACTTCTGCCGGATGATTATGACTTAAAAAATACGTCATACTTGCTGTTAGCCCGTAGGCACCAGATTTCATTATGGCAATTGTGTCGCCCTCTTTTGCTTCAGGTAATTCGATATTTTGAGCTATAACATCTGAGGGTGTACAAAGAGGTCCAACTATATCTACTCTTTTAACCAAATCATTATCATGAGTCTGAATAATATCTATAGGAAAATTATGCCGAACAAATCTACCTATTCCAGCTGCCGATGAATGGTGATTAGCCCCCCCGTTCGTTACTAAATATGTTTTACCTCGTGATTCTTTTTTATACAATACTTTAGTTAGATAACATCCACTTTCTGCCATTATAAATCTTCCACTTTCCACAATAAATCTAGTACTCGATGAAAATTCTTTTTTATATTTATCATAAACCTGCTGAAGTCCATCTCTTAAACTTATTATATTTAACGGCATTTCTTTTGAAAAGTATGGAATTCCAAATCCACCACCAAAATCAACTACTTTTAGTTTAACATTGTAAATAGATTGAATAGATTTTGCAAGCTCTAATATATTTCTAAAATTCTGTATAATATTATCTGTATCTAGTATTTGTGTCCCTACATATACATGAATCCCTTCAAATTCTATATTTTCTAGAGTCATCATTATTTTAAATACTTCATCCAACTTTTCTTCATCTATACCAAATTGTTTTGAAATACCACCCATTTTTATTCTAGCCCCATCCAATTCTTTTTTAGGGTTAATCCTTAAAGCTATAGATGTTTTTTTACCAATTGTTTTTGAAATACTATTGATTATTTTAAGTTCACTTATAGACTCTACTACTATACATAAAATATTATTTTTTATAGCATACTCCAATTCCTGTTGGGTCTTTCCAGGTCCGACAAATATTATTTGTTGAGGGCTAATACCAGAATATATAGCAGTATAAAGTTCACCTTCTGACGCTATTTCAGCTCCTGTAACATAATCCTTAACAAAAGTAGTAATACCAAGATTTGGATTTGCTTTTATAGAATAAAATAACAAAAAACCAACTGGCAAAATTTCTTTTAAAGTAGTTATCTGCCTTCTTATTATTGATAAATCATAAGCATATAACGGTGTCCCATATTTTTTTGTTAAAGATAATAGTATTTCTTTTTTACTCATATGTAATCCTTCTTTCTATTTCTAATCTAATTCTAAATATCTCACACCTTTTTTTAACTCATCTTTATTACTGTTATCAAAAATTCTATGCCAGAATGACTTGCTCCACTCAACTCCTTCCCCATAATCTCTTTCTCCATACATATTTATAAAACTATCATTACTAATCTCTAATTGTTCTATCAGTTCATCTTCATAACCATCATTATATATTTCTTTAAGGTAATATATTGTAAAATAAATTGCCTTTTCCAAATGATTATCTTTTGCAAATTCTATAGCTTCTTTCTTCATATCCTCATCCATATTATTTAGCATATATTCACGAACATCACAAAATTTTATTAAATTTAAATCGTTTTCAAGAACTATCCACATAGTATTAGTTGCTTCTTTAAATAAATGACAACATAAATGCACAAAAAAATGGCTTGGCTTTAGAGTATATAATCCAAAATCATTATCTTCTTGTATCTCTGAAATCATTACTTCAACAGGGCTTAAATCCAAATTAAGATCAAGACTAAAACAAAAATCAACCTCAATAAACTTAAAATATTCTGATTTACTTATCTTTTTAAATGGATATAGATTATTCATGTTCATTTTCCAAAGTATCTGTTTTTCTCTATCAATTGGTTGAATACTATTGCTTTGATAATCATAATCTCCTTGAGTGTAATTTAATGATTCCATTATTGAAATAATTCGACTTACATCAGAACGTTTGACCAAACAATCTACATCACTTATAGTCCTAATTCCATAGTCTTTATACATATTAGGAATTAGATAACCACCTTTTAATGGGGCGCTATAAATGTTATTTTCTTGTAGAATACTTAATATTTTTTTCATATCATTTATATACGCTTTATTTCTTTTTTTAGTTCCAATATAATAGAAATAAATAATTCTTTCTAGTTTATGAGGTATTTTATTTTCTAATTTTAGTTTCATTAAATTATACCAAACTAAAGTAGCAACTTTATTTTTAATAGCTATATTAAAAACATTATACCAATCTATATCCTTTATACATAATTCTCTTAAACTATCCTTATTCTTCTGAGAGAAAGTAATTCTACTTCCTAATATAACAATTTTCTCTTCATTAGTCATTTCGAAATTAATCATCTAATTTCCTCCTTTATAATAAAAAAATAGCTTGTTGCAAGACTTATAACAATAATTGTCAGCTTTGGAATTGCCCAATTGCTTCTAAGAAATTTGCTTACCTCCATCTTAATAAATGTAAACCAACATCAGATCTTAAAATATTATTTTGTGGTAAAGAGAAGCGGTACATTGGTTAGGTCAAAATGAGTGTAATACACTAGTCTTTTTGCTTTCAACCATACATGTCTATTTAACTTTTCCTTACACCTCTTTATCAAAAAATTATAGTTATGTATAGTTGAGAAGCTTTATGAACCTGTACTTTGATATCTATTCATTCCGAATTTCCATATGAGTAATGACATTGCAAATGTAATTATCCCAATTAATGGCGTACCATATATAAATAATTGATGATAAACGACATTCTCTTTTATATTCAGAAAATATTGTACAGGATAAAAGTTTACAAAAGCATATGGTATAACAAATGTTAGTATTATTTTTATGAATTTGTTATAAATATTTATAGGATAATTCACGAAATCTCTAAAACCGTAGATAATTGTATCTGTTAATGCTGTTGATTTAACAAACCAAAAACTTATACTTGCTGTAATAATCATCATCGATGCTTGTATTAATACACCTCCAATGATAATCAACATAAATAGTATTATAAATTTGAAATTCCATATAATTTGTAACTTGTTTAATGAAATAGAAAATACAATTAATCCCAGAATTATATGACCTATGAAAGCATGATTAAATTGCTTACAAATTAAATTTAAGAATGGATTCATAGGTCTTATCAATAAACTATCAAATGTCCCTTGTTGAATCATAGTTCCTAAGGCTCTCATAGGTGACCAAAAGAATAAACCACATAATCCGTAAGTGAATAAATTTAGATTATATAGGAACATTATTTCATAAAAAGACCATCCGAGAATATCACTAAATTTATTTAAAATAAGCCAGATACTTGCATAATTTATTATGTATGTAAAAATTTGCACAAATATATCCATAAAAAATGAAAATCTGTATTCTATCTTACTTTTTAAATAAACAATAATATATCTAGAGTATAAATTTAAATAATACATTTTAACCTCCTTGTAAAACTAACTTTTTTATTCCTTTATGCCATAAGAACTTTTCAATTATAACTAGAATCAATATCCATAGTGTTTGTTGAAATATCAAATTAACTGTTTCATAACTAGATACTTTGTTCATATAAATAGAAATAGGCGTAAAATAAATTAACCTAAAAGGTAAATATTTTGCAATTTGATTTAAAAAATCAGGAAAAAACCAAAGAGGAATAAAGGCTCCTGAGAAGAGTCTTATTAAATCATACATAAATCTATCTAAATGCCAAACAGATAGATACCAAAATCCAGTAAGCCCAAGAATATAATAAATCATAAAATTAATAATTAGACTATTTATACAGCACACAATAAATAGAATGCTTAACTTCCAGGAGATTAAGGGCATGTCTCCTATTAAGGCTATAATAAGAATTAAAGGAACTAATTGAAAAATAATTTTATAAATATTTTTTCCTATTAATTCACAAAACAACAACATCTTAAAATTAATAGGTTTAATTAAATCAATTGCTATTTCACCAGTTTTTATTTTGTTATCTATTCTTAATATTACGTTATTTGATATAAAAATTGATATACATGTACTTATTAATGTATATATGATCATTTCTTTAATCGTTATTCTTCCAATATTAGTATTTATATGACCTGCATTTCCTAGCAAAGCTTTCCAGATAGAAATCTGAATAAAAAGAGTAATGATTCTTTGAAATATGCTCAAATATGTATTCAAATTATACATTGTATTTGAATAAAAAACGTTTATTATAACCTTAAGATACACTCCCATTCTTACATCACCTCTTTATTCTTTAATATTATATGATCTGATTTTTAGATTAACATCTAAAATGAGTTTTTTATCATTTTCACACTAAATTCATATGTTTATTTTAACGATCTAAGTTCATTGTACATATTTCTTATTATTTCTTCTACATCAGCTTCATAATCTGTGAAATCTTTTATTTTATACCTTTTCATAATCCAACTAATTATCTGTGTAGCATTAATACATGTTTTATCATACCTTATTAACGCTTTATTATTTTTGATCTCAGCGTTGATTATATTTAATTTATAAAACTCTTGACTAGACAAAATAATCCCTTCAGTTTCAATCGAAATCATTTGTTGTGTTCCATAATTACTCTTAAGTTGCTGCAATTCCCCGTCATACATCATCTTACCACGGTCAATTACCATTACCCTTGAACATAATTTTTCTATATCAGACATATCATGAGTTGTTAGAAGTACAGTAGTTTTTCTTACTTTATTTATCTCCTTAATAAATTCTCTTATTTTTTCTTTAACCACTACATCCAAACCAATAGTAGGTTCATCAAGATATATAATTTCAGGATTATGTAATAATGCTGCACAAAAATCAGCACGCATTCTTTGTCCTAAGCTTAACTGCCTTACAGGTATATGGCTAAATTCATCTAGATCCATTATATCTCTATAAAAAGTAATATTCTCTTTATATTGCTCATCAGGTATTTTATACATATACTTCATCAGATTAAATGTTTCGGATACAGGTATATCCCACCAAAGTTGTGTTTTTTGTCCAAAAACAACACCTATCTTTTTAGCATTTTCTATTCTACTTTTATAAGGTATTAAATCATTAACAATTATTGAACCTTTTGAAGGCACTAGTATACCTACAAGCATCTTTATTGTTGTTGACTTACCCGCACCATTAGGCCCTATAAAACCTATTATTTCTCCTTTTCCAATATCAAAAGATATATTATCGACTGCAATTTTTTCTTCATATTCTCTTTTAAAAAGAGATTTTATGGTATTGCCAAAACCTTCTTTTCTTTTCTGACACTTATATATTTTAGTTAAATTCTCCACTTTAATTATTGACATAACAAAACTCCTAACATAGAATTAATATATAAATCATTTATCATTGAATCCAGTTTATTCACTTCTAAAAAAAGAGCTTAATTTTTCAGTGGTTATTGAAACACGTTTAAATTCTAAGAATTTAAAAAGCATGTTAAAATCTTTAAGACGACCATAATTTGATTTTAATCTTATTATTTCATGAGGTAAAAGCGTAGGAATATTTCTTCCATATACATTTACAAAACAAATTTTTGTATGAATATCATTAGTTATTTTTTGAATATAGTGCTGATTAATATCTATGTCAATTGTTATCAGATCATCCTTTGTATTAAAGGTTATATAATCATTAGATTGTTTACTAATTTTTAGGTTTAACTTTTCAGCAAATATATCAAATATAATTTCGTTGTAATCGCCTATTACAATGACATCGATATCAGTCGAAGTATCCAAATAATGATTAGAGAATAGCGCTAATGATCCACCTAAAGCATATTTTATATTATTTGTTTTAAAAAAGGTATGTATCTCAATTAATTTATTAAATACTTTATAAGCAATATCTTCCATTAGAAAATTTTGCTTATATTTATTTGGAATAATTTTCAAATCACTCTTGGTCATATAAAGATCTACATTGAATTCCTTTCTAATTTCTACTAATTTATCCTTGGCTTTTATGTACAACTTAGAATAACTTTTTATAACTTTTTTTAAATATTCCATGTAACTTGGATAAAAAATTTTTTTTGACTCATGTCGTTTAATATTTACATATTTCTTACAAAGTATCTCTATTTCTTTAGAAGATATGTTACACAAGTACATAATTGATAGCAGAACAGATGTTTGATTATTATTTAATTCTTTAAATATTTTATCGTAATCTAGTTTATAATGCCATTTTCTTAGAAGTGGACCTATAAAATGTGAATTATAATTTTCATCATCTCTTAAAAAGTTTAATAATGTTTCCTCTAAAGAAAGAATATTATATTTATGGTAATTAATATCAGTGTTTTTCT is drawn from Vallitalea pronyensis and contains these coding sequences:
- a CDS encoding nucleotidyltransferase family protein, giving the protein MINFEMTNEEKIVILGSRITFSQKNKDSLRELCIKDIDWYNVFNIAIKNKVATLVWYNLMKLKLENKIPHKLERIIYFYYIGTKKRNKAYINDMKKILSILQENNIYSAPLKGGYLIPNMYKDYGIRTISDVDCLVKRSDVSRIISIMESLNYTQGDYDYQSNSIQPIDREKQILWKMNMNNLYPFKKISKSEYFKFIEVDFCFSLDLNLDLSPVEVMISEIQEDNDFGLYTLKPSHFFVHLCCHLFKEATNTMWIVLENDLNLIKFCDVREYMLNNMDEDMKKEAIEFAKDNHLEKAIYFTIYYLKEIYNDGYEDELIEQLEISNDSFINMYGERDYGEGVEWSKSFWHRIFDNSNKDELKKGVRYLELD
- a CDS encoding ABC transporter permease, giving the protein MNTYLSIFQRIITLFIQISIWKALLGNAGHINTNIGRITIKEMIIYTLISTCISIFISNNVILRIDNKIKTGEIAIDLIKPINFKMLLFCELIGKNIYKIIFQLVPLILIIALIGDMPLISWKLSILFIVCCINSLIINFMIYYILGLTGFWYLSVWHLDRFMYDLIRLFSGAFIPLWFFPDFLNQIAKYLPFRLIYFTPISIYMNKVSSYETVNLIFQQTLWILILVIIEKFLWHKGIKKLVLQGG
- the lysA gene encoding diaminopimelate decarboxylase; its protein translation is MSKKEILLSLTKKYGTPLYAYDLSIIRRQITTLKEILPVGFLLFYSIKANPNLGITTFVKDYVTGAEIASEGELYTAIYSGISPQQIIFVGPGKTQQELEYAIKNNILCIVVESISELKIINSISKTIGKKTSIALRINPKKELDGARIKMGGISKQFGIDEEKLDEVFKIMMTLENIEFEGIHVYVGTQILDTDNIIQNFRNILELAKSIQSIYNVKLKVVDFGGGFGIPYFSKEMPLNIISLRDGLQQVYDKYKKEFSSSTRFIVESGRFIMAESGCYLTKVLYKKESRGKTYLVTNGGANHHSSAAGIGRFVRHNFPIDIIQTHDNDLVKRVDIVGPLCTPSDVIAQNIELPEAKEGDTIAIMKSGAYGLTASMTYFLSHNHPAEVAYEKNSSYLIRERGKKEFLIENQYVIENYCVKKGGNMKNIELKVKNILGSVIQFQTDIEKINVEDDLFSLGMDSMNILKVIIEIESEFDFIFNDDELTADNFRQIKCIAENIERRIENV
- a CDS encoding ABC transporter permease, whose protein sequence is MYYLNLYSRYIIVYLKSKIEYRFSFFMDIFVQIFTYIINYASIWLILNKFSDILGWSFYEIMFLYNLNLFTYGLCGLFFWSPMRALGTMIQQGTFDSLLIRPMNPFLNLICKQFNHAFIGHIILGLIVFSISLNKLQIIWNFKFIILFMLIIIGGVLIQASMMIITASISFWFVKSTALTDTIIYGFRDFVNYPINIYNKFIKIILTFVIPYAFVNFYPVQYFLNIKENVVYHQLFIYGTPLIGIITFAMSLLIWKFGMNRYQSTGS
- a CDS encoding ABC transporter ATP-binding protein, which gives rise to MSIIKVENLTKIYKCQKRKEGFGNTIKSLFKREYEEKIAVDNISFDIGKGEIIGFIGPNGAGKSTTIKMLVGILVPSKGSIIVNDLIPYKSRIENAKKIGVVFGQKTQLWWDIPVSETFNLMKYMYKIPDEQYKENITFYRDIMDLDEFSHIPVRQLSLGQRMRADFCAALLHNPEIIYLDEPTIGLDVVVKEKIREFIKEINKVRKTTVLLTTHDMSDIEKLCSRVMVIDRGKMMYDGELQQLKSNYGTQQMISIETEGIILSSQEFYKLNIINAEIKNNKALIRYDKTCINATQIISWIMKRYKIKDFTDYEADVEEIIRNMYNELRSLK
- a CDS encoding ATP-binding protein; the protein is MFEAVCSQKKLGISNSNKENNIYIWWLNIGIESLWNDKKSSILPQLQNKGNLRTVNRTEQLCFLLAGPNDILIQREKPNRIIIENLKNIGISMPEIWIPKNKGKNDQRPISELILRDEELLKKISELDSINGEVILVPYAITNYEKEISKKTGCRLFGSTSSITAWINSKVNSRLITKELGLPVTEGYICDNIDDLNNYIHKLWKNNGECKIAVKEAYGASGKGIFIIDNRKSAHFLLNILKRKSINIFEDIIVEKWYDTVLDLNYQVLIDEDGNIDYIPPKKQIAQNGLYVGSEFPLKDCLTKEQKLFYEHSAMKIGNRLWQQGYSGFASIDSIITKDNVIFPVIEINGRFSLSTYISFLPHMLGEDKIYISKYYNLKPGVTLIEIWEQVKKYQYTQRTGEGIVIYSFVDSINDNSNGRLFALFISLHRQKISMYDELMISVICNKQSK